The following proteins are encoded in a genomic region of Methylibium petroleiphilum PM1:
- a CDS encoding SGNH/GDSL hydrolase family protein: MFTRYLAVWLLVLTGLTGLAPVAAAQPAQAAAVSGPTAYPSEASQWPGKGVVRVFGWMVDNRREFWRQREHERGRVVFAGDSLVAGWRTLKQDFPSVPVANRGIGGDVSRGLLFRFQEDVLDLQPTAVVIQIGTNDLSAQQAPADTVSNLVAMIEMARRHDRGLPIIVCTVPPRAHPQAPIDPAKWRELNAGIRALADRQAGVSVVELAEPLSAPDGSLDPRYFATDRLHLSAQGYERWTSALEPALAPLRTSRR, from the coding sequence TTGTTCACCCGATACCTCGCCGTCTGGCTGCTGGTCCTGACCGGTCTGACGGGCCTGGCGCCCGTCGCAGCGGCGCAGCCTGCACAGGCGGCCGCTGTGTCCGGCCCGACCGCCTACCCCTCCGAAGCCTCGCAGTGGCCGGGCAAGGGCGTCGTGCGCGTCTTCGGCTGGATGGTCGACAACCGCCGCGAGTTCTGGCGGCAGCGCGAGCACGAGCGGGGCCGGGTGGTGTTCGCCGGCGATTCGCTGGTCGCCGGCTGGCGCACGCTGAAGCAGGACTTCCCCTCCGTGCCGGTGGCCAACCGGGGCATCGGCGGCGACGTCAGCCGCGGCCTGCTGTTCCGCTTCCAGGAGGACGTGCTCGATCTTCAACCGACGGCCGTGGTGATCCAGATCGGCACCAACGACCTCAGCGCCCAGCAGGCCCCGGCCGACACCGTGTCCAACCTCGTCGCGATGATCGAGATGGCGCGCCGGCACGACCGCGGGCTGCCGATCATCGTCTGCACCGTGCCGCCGCGTGCCCACCCGCAGGCGCCGATCGATCCGGCGAAGTGGAGGGAGCTCAACGCCGGCATCCGGGCGCTCGCGGATCGGCAGGCGGGCGTCAGTGTGGTCGAACTGGCCGAGCCGCTGTCGGCACCCGACGGATCGCTCGACCCGCGCTACTTCGCGACCGACAGGCTGCACCTGTCGGCGCAGGGCTACGAGCGCTGGACATCGGCACTCGAGCCCGCCCTGGCGCCGCTGCGCACGAGCCGCCGCTGA
- the grxC gene encoding glutaredoxin 3, whose translation MSSSTVKMFTTQVCPFCIRAKALLKQRGVEQIEEIRIDLDPAQRDAMMQATGRRTVPQIFIGDTHVGGCDELIALDQRGGLMPLLQQQSPA comes from the coding sequence ATGTCGTCCTCCACCGTCAAGATGTTCACCACCCAGGTCTGCCCGTTCTGCATCCGGGCCAAGGCACTGCTGAAGCAGCGCGGCGTGGAGCAGATCGAGGAGATCCGCATCGACCTCGACCCCGCGCAGCGCGACGCCATGATGCAGGCGACCGGCCGGCGTACCGTGCCGCAGATCTTCATCGGCGACACCCATGTGGGCGGCTGCGACGAACTCATCGCGCTCGACCAGCGCGGCGGCCTGATGCCGCTGCTGCAGCAGCAGTCCCCGGCCTGA
- a CDS encoding rhodanese-like domain-containing protein, whose product MKFLLDNWYLVLAALASGGLLVWPLIARGGGPNRVSTAEAVMLINREKAVLIDVSEPAEYAAGHASNARNIPLAGLESGAKGLPTNKSLPVLVICPTGARANRAVATLRKLGYEKASTVIGGLAAWREAQLPVEKSAA is encoded by the coding sequence GTGAAGTTTCTCCTCGACAACTGGTATCTGGTCCTCGCTGCGCTCGCCTCGGGCGGTCTTCTGGTCTGGCCGCTGATCGCTCGCGGCGGCGGCCCGAACCGCGTGTCCACCGCCGAGGCGGTGATGCTGATCAACCGCGAGAAGGCGGTGCTGATCGACGTGAGCGAGCCCGCCGAGTACGCCGCCGGCCATGCCAGCAACGCCCGCAACATCCCGCTCGCCGGTCTGGAGAGCGGCGCCAAGGGCCTGCCCACCAACAAGAGCCTGCCGGTGCTGGTGATCTGCCCGACCGGCGCGCGCGCCAACCGCGCCGTCGCCACCCTGCGCAAGCTCGGCTACGAGAAGGCCAGCACCGTGATCGGCGGCCTGGCGGCCTGGCGCGAGGCGCAACTGCCGGTGGAGAAGTCGGCGGCCTGA
- a CDS encoding dihydroorotase produces the protein MKILISNGRVVDPASGRDERADIAIANGRILTIGKVPADFAPERTIDAAGLVVAPGLVDLAARLREPGHEHEGMLESELAAAAAGGVTSLVCLPDTDPTLDEPGLVEMLKFRARKLSRCRLFPLGALTRGLGGEVLTEMAELTEAGCVGFSQADAVLRDTQVLSRALQYAATFGYTVWLRPNDPWLGSGVAASGAVATRLGLSGVPVAAETIALHTLFELVRSSGARVHLCRLSSAAGVALLREAKAEGLPVTADVSINSLHLTDVDIGYFNPAMRLVPPLRQQRDRDALRAGLADGTIDALVSDHTPVDEDAKTLPFAEAEPGATGLELLLSLALKWGEDSGAGLRRALATVSCEPVRVLGDALGSLASSAGRLVEGGVADVCVFDPEARWTVAPAALRSQGKHTPFAFDTSGFALPGRVRATLVAGHVAHEATRDAA, from the coding sequence ATGAAGATCCTGATCAGCAACGGCCGCGTGGTCGACCCGGCCTCGGGCCGCGACGAGCGGGCCGACATCGCCATCGCCAACGGCCGCATCCTCACGATCGGCAAGGTGCCGGCCGACTTCGCGCCGGAGCGCACCATCGACGCCGCCGGCCTGGTGGTGGCGCCCGGCCTGGTGGACCTGGCCGCGCGCCTGCGTGAGCCCGGCCACGAGCACGAGGGCATGCTCGAGAGCGAGCTGGCCGCCGCCGCCGCCGGTGGCGTGACCAGCCTGGTCTGCCTGCCCGACACCGACCCCACGCTCGACGAGCCCGGGCTGGTGGAGATGCTCAAGTTCCGCGCCCGCAAGCTCAGCCGCTGCCGGCTGTTCCCGCTCGGCGCGCTGACGCGCGGCCTCGGCGGCGAGGTGCTGACCGAGATGGCCGAGCTCACCGAGGCCGGCTGCGTGGGCTTCTCGCAGGCCGACGCGGTGCTGCGCGACACGCAGGTGCTGTCGCGCGCGCTGCAGTACGCGGCCACCTTCGGCTACACGGTGTGGCTGCGGCCGAACGATCCCTGGCTGGGCTCGGGCGTCGCCGCCAGCGGCGCGGTCGCCACGCGGCTCGGGTTGTCGGGCGTGCCGGTGGCGGCCGAGACGATCGCGCTGCACACGCTGTTCGAGCTGGTGCGCTCCAGCGGCGCGCGCGTGCACCTGTGCCGCTTGTCCAGCGCTGCCGGCGTGGCGCTGCTGCGCGAGGCCAAGGCCGAGGGGCTGCCGGTCACGGCCGATGTCAGCATCAACTCGCTGCACCTGACCGATGTCGACATCGGCTACTTCAACCCGGCCATGCGCCTGGTGCCGCCGCTGCGCCAGCAGCGCGACCGCGACGCGCTGCGCGCCGGGCTGGCCGACGGCACGATCGACGCGCTGGTGTCCGACCACACGCCGGTCGACGAGGACGCCAAGACCCTGCCGTTCGCCGAGGCCGAACCCGGTGCCACCGGCCTGGAGCTGCTGCTGAGCCTGGCGCTCAAGTGGGGCGAGGACAGCGGCGCCGGCCTGCGCCGCGCGCTCGCCACCGTGAGCTGCGAGCCGGTGCGGGTGCTGGGCGACGCGCTCGGTTCGCTCGCCTCCAGCGCGGGCCGCCTCGTCGAGGGCGGGGTGGCCGATGTCTGCGTGTTCGACCCCGAGGCGCGCTGGACCGTCGCGCCGGCCGCACTGCGCAGCCAGGGCAAGCACACGCCGTTCGCTTTCGACACCAGCGGCTTCGCGCTGCCGGGGCGCGTGCGCGCCACCTTGGTCGCCGGCCACGTGGCGCACGAAGCCACGCGCGACGCGGCATGA
- the secB gene encoding protein-export chaperone SecB: MAEQDSNPVFQIQRVYLKDVSLEQPNSPQILLEQSQPQVDISLAVNAETVADGIYEVSVTATVTTKVADKTLFLCEAKQAGIFEIRNLPDGQTQPVLGIACPGIVYPYLRATVADIITRAGFPPVHLAEVNFQAMYEAQQQAAAQQQGAVSNGNGGSPIITNA, from the coding sequence ATGGCCGAGCAAGACTCCAACCCCGTGTTCCAGATCCAGCGCGTCTACCTCAAGGACGTGTCGCTGGAGCAGCCCAATTCGCCGCAGATCCTGCTCGAGCAGTCGCAGCCGCAGGTCGACATCAGCCTGGCCGTCAACGCCGAGACCGTGGCCGACGGCATCTACGAGGTGTCGGTGACCGCCACGGTCACCACCAAGGTCGCCGACAAGACGCTGTTCCTGTGCGAAGCCAAGCAGGCCGGCATCTTCGAGATCCGCAACCTGCCCGACGGCCAGACGCAGCCGGTGCTGGGCATCGCCTGCCCCGGCATCGTCTACCCCTACCTGCGCGCGACGGTGGCCGACATCATCACCCGTGCCGGCTTCCCGCCGGTGCACCTGGCCGAGGTGAACTTCCAGGCCATGTACGAAGCCCAGCAGCAGGCCGCCGCGCAGCAGCAAGGCGCGGTGAGCAACGGCAACGGCGGCTCGCCGATCATCACCAACGCCTGA
- a CDS encoding acyltransferase family protein: MNARAPSSPVAAPPIGAAATAYLDALRAIAANLVIGSHIVLIHFDGKIRYPGGSLAVAVFFLLSGFLITQSMLNWAARPGPRLPGFLADRVARIMTPFVPALLLIVLANGWLISSHWGAPEVNTGLRPFLGNLLQLQDHSIFQFLEMLRLDMPWRIRPYNTAEPFWTVSVEMWIYVAMGLFAFCVLCQERLRRRYLWPLAALSFPVLVWNAAAGGGKSLTLIWLVGAAAGWAFARLPAYRRSGWLAVWLVALGSVALVGRAAKIGFDPYDLQTAALIALVMFGVLCHLLNARSVPAPVERACRFFASYSYSLYLIHNTVLIVVWETTRGAPRWLAIVGGVLLSHLVAYGLYLAFERHYRHVALWLRPRFEQALLPRSRPARLPTAHGTVGLEAASRF, translated from the coding sequence ATGAACGCGCGAGCGCCGTCCTCCCCGGTCGCCGCACCGCCCATCGGTGCGGCCGCCACGGCCTATCTCGACGCGCTCAGGGCGATCGCCGCCAATCTGGTGATCGGCTCGCACATCGTGCTGATCCACTTCGACGGGAAGATCCGCTACCCGGGCGGCAGCCTCGCGGTGGCGGTCTTCTTCCTGCTGTCGGGTTTCCTGATCACGCAATCGATGCTGAACTGGGCCGCGCGGCCCGGTCCCCGCCTGCCCGGCTTCCTGGCCGATCGGGTCGCCCGCATCATGACGCCCTTCGTGCCCGCCTTGCTGCTCATCGTGCTGGCCAACGGGTGGCTGATCTCCTCGCACTGGGGCGCGCCCGAGGTCAACACCGGCCTGCGGCCCTTCCTCGGCAACCTGCTGCAGCTGCAGGATCACAGCATTTTCCAGTTCCTCGAGATGCTGCGCCTCGACATGCCCTGGCGCATCCGGCCCTACAACACCGCCGAGCCGTTCTGGACCGTGTCGGTCGAGATGTGGATCTACGTCGCGATGGGCCTGTTCGCCTTCTGTGTGCTGTGCCAGGAGCGGCTGCGCCGCCGCTACCTCTGGCCGCTGGCCGCGCTGAGCTTTCCGGTGCTGGTGTGGAACGCCGCTGCCGGCGGCGGCAAGTCGCTCACGCTGATCTGGCTCGTCGGTGCGGCGGCCGGATGGGCGTTCGCTCGACTGCCGGCCTACCGCCGCAGCGGCTGGCTGGCCGTGTGGCTGGTGGCCCTGGGTTCGGTGGCGCTGGTGGGCCGCGCAGCCAAGATCGGCTTCGACCCCTACGACCTGCAGACGGCGGCCCTGATCGCGCTGGTGATGTTCGGCGTGCTGTGCCATCTCCTGAATGCCCGCTCCGTTCCCGCTCCCGTCGAACGGGCGTGCCGCTTCTTCGCGTCCTACAGCTACAGCCTCTATCTCATCCATAACACCGTGCTGATCGTCGTCTGGGAGACGACCCGTGGTGCGCCCCGCTGGCTGGCCATCGTGGGCGGCGTGCTGCTCTCGCACCTGGTCGCCTACGGGCTCTATCTCGCGTTCGAGCGCCACTACCGCCATGTGGCGCTTTGGCTGAGACCGCGTTTCGAGCAGGCACTGCTGCCGCGTTCGCGCCCGGCCCGGCTGCCGACGGCTCACGGGACGGTCGGTCTCGAGGCCGCCTCCCGCTTCTGA
- a CDS encoding lysophospholipid acyltransferase family protein, whose product MLRRLRAAWRLLRVLLHVLHGLAIVLTMFRALGRTERRERVRWWAAKMLRVAGVGARRSGEPWPGGALLVANHISWLDIVAIHAFCPQARFVSKADVRHWPLLSRLTEAADSLYLERERKRDALRVVHQMAEALTAGDTVAVFPEGTTGEGHALLPFHANLLQASIATGTPVQPVALRYRDRHDEVSKAVAYVGDTTLVQSLWWVACADGLQVHVQFLAPQASAQAERRALAERLRAAIDEALQTPPTT is encoded by the coding sequence ATGCTGCGCCGTCTGCGTGCCGCGTGGCGCCTGCTGCGCGTGCTGCTGCACGTGTTGCACGGCCTGGCCATCGTGCTGACGATGTTCCGCGCGCTCGGGCGTACCGAGCGGCGCGAGCGCGTGCGCTGGTGGGCCGCCAAGATGCTGCGCGTGGCCGGGGTCGGTGCCCGGCGCAGCGGCGAACCCTGGCCCGGCGGGGCGTTGCTGGTCGCGAACCACATCTCCTGGCTGGACATCGTGGCCATCCACGCCTTCTGCCCGCAGGCGCGCTTCGTGTCCAAGGCGGACGTCCGGCACTGGCCGCTGCTGAGCCGGCTGACCGAGGCGGCCGACAGCCTCTACCTCGAGCGCGAGCGCAAGCGCGACGCGCTGCGCGTGGTGCACCAGATGGCCGAAGCACTGACGGCCGGCGACACCGTGGCGGTGTTCCCCGAAGGCACCACCGGCGAGGGCCACGCGCTGCTGCCCTTCCACGCCAACCTGCTGCAGGCTTCCATCGCCACCGGCACGCCGGTGCAGCCGGTGGCGCTGCGCTACCGCGACCGGCACGACGAGGTCAGCAAGGCGGTGGCCTACGTCGGCGACACCACGCTGGTGCAGAGCCTGTGGTGGGTGGCCTGCGCCGACGGCTTGCAGGTGCACGTGCAGTTCCTCGCGCCGCAGGCCAGCGCGCAGGCCGAGCGCCGCGCGCTCGCCGAGCGCCTGCGCGCCGCGATCGACGAAGCCCTGCAGACGCCACCGACCACGTGA
- a CDS encoding NAD(P)H-dependent glycerol-3-phosphate dehydrogenase, with protein MRITVLGAGAWGTALSVGIAPRHDTLLWARDAAQAAHIEASRDNRRYLPGVALPAALRLTADLDAAIAHAQADGGLIVIATPMSGLREMLARCAASGAGLWWLCKGFEAGTGALGHEVAREVAPAARVGVLSGPSFALEVARGQPTALVAASTDEALRNQAVEAFHSESLRVYTSADPVGVEVGGAVKNVIAIATGIADGMGLGLNARAALVTRGLAEITRLGTALGARVDTFMGLSGLGDLVLTATGDLSRNRQVGLQLAQGRSLPEVLAALGHVAEGVYSAATVLARAQALGVDMPITAAVVAVLDGRLTPAQALERLMRRQARAEGHAPD; from the coding sequence ATGCGCATCACGGTCCTCGGCGCCGGTGCCTGGGGCACGGCCCTCTCCGTCGGCATCGCGCCGCGGCACGACACCCTGTTGTGGGCGCGCGATGCCGCCCAGGCCGCGCACATCGAGGCCAGCCGCGACAACCGGCGCTACCTCCCCGGCGTGGCGCTGCCCGCCGCGCTGCGCCTCACGGCCGACCTGGACGCGGCGATCGCGCACGCCCAGGCGGACGGTGGCCTGATCGTCATCGCCACGCCCATGTCGGGCCTGCGCGAGATGCTGGCCCGCTGCGCCGCCAGCGGCGCCGGACTGTGGTGGCTGTGCAAGGGCTTCGAGGCCGGCACCGGCGCACTGGGCCACGAGGTGGCGCGCGAGGTGGCGCCGGCAGCCCGCGTGGGCGTGCTGTCGGGACCGAGCTTCGCGCTCGAGGTCGCGCGCGGTCAGCCCACCGCGCTGGTGGCCGCCAGCACCGACGAGGCGCTGCGCAACCAGGCCGTCGAGGCCTTCCACAGCGAATCGCTGCGCGTCTACACCTCCGCCGACCCGGTGGGCGTGGAGGTCGGCGGCGCGGTCAAGAACGTCATCGCCATCGCCACCGGCATTGCCGATGGCATGGGCCTGGGCCTCAACGCGCGAGCAGCGCTCGTCACCCGCGGCCTGGCCGAGATCACGCGCCTGGGCACGGCGCTGGGCGCGCGAGTGGACACCTTCATGGGCCTCAGCGGCCTGGGCGACCTGGTGCTCACCGCCACCGGCGATCTGTCGCGCAACCGCCAGGTCGGCCTGCAACTGGCCCAAGGCCGCTCGCTGCCCGAGGTGCTGGCCGCGCTGGGCCACGTGGCCGAGGGCGTGTACAGCGCCGCCACCGTGCTGGCGCGCGCGCAGGCGCTGGGCGTCGACATGCCCATCACCGCCGCCGTGGTGGCGGTGCTCGACGGGCGGCTGACGCCGGCGCAGGCGCTGGAGCGGTTGATGCGGCGGCAGGCAAGGGCCGAAGGCCACGCGCCGGACTGA
- the gpmA gene encoding 2,3-diphosphoglycerate-dependent phosphoglycerate mutase, producing the protein MTQLVLIRHGESTWNLENRFTGWTDVELTPTGVAQAQQAGRLLKQAGIDFDTVYTSVLKRAIWTAWHCLDGMDRTWLPVIKDWRLNERHYGGLQGLNKADMAKQFGDEQVLLWRRSYDVPPPPLEANDPRSERSDVRYAKLAANQVPLTECLKDTVARVLPLWYGTLAPAIAAGQRLVIVAHGNSIRALVKHLNNISDADIVGVNIPNGIPLVYDLDANLKPTSKYYLGGADAAAQAASVSALQADG; encoded by the coding sequence ATGACCCAACTCGTGCTGATCCGCCACGGCGAATCGACCTGGAACCTCGAGAACCGCTTCACCGGCTGGACCGATGTGGAACTCACTCCCACCGGCGTGGCCCAGGCCCAGCAGGCCGGCCGGCTGCTGAAGCAGGCCGGCATCGATTTCGACACCGTCTACACCTCGGTGCTCAAGCGCGCGATCTGGACCGCCTGGCACTGCCTCGACGGCATGGACCGCACCTGGCTGCCGGTCATCAAGGACTGGCGCCTCAACGAGCGCCACTACGGCGGCCTGCAGGGCCTGAACAAGGCCGACATGGCCAAGCAGTTCGGCGACGAGCAGGTGCTGCTCTGGCGCCGCAGCTACGACGTGCCGCCGCCGCCGCTGGAAGCGAACGACCCGCGCAGCGAGCGCAGCGACGTGCGCTACGCGAAGCTCGCGGCCAACCAGGTGCCGCTGACCGAGTGCCTGAAGGACACCGTGGCGCGCGTGCTGCCGCTCTGGTACGGCACGCTGGCCCCGGCCATCGCCGCCGGCCAGCGGCTGGTGATCGTGGCGCACGGCAACAGCATCCGCGCGCTGGTGAAGCACCTGAACAACATCTCCGACGCCGACATCGTGGGCGTGAACATCCCGAACGGCATCCCGCTGGTCTACGACCTGGACGCCAACCTGAAGCCCACGTCGAAGTACTACCTGGGCGGGGCCGACGCCGCCGCGCAGGCGGCCTCGGTGTCCGCGCTGCAGGCGGACGGCTGA